From Motilibacter rhizosphaerae:
GTGCTCACGACCGAGGACGACGTGCGGCGCCTCGTCCGCGAGGCGGCCGAGGACGAGGCGGCGGAGGGCTCGGGCTGGCTCGAGATCCAGGTCGACCCCTCGGGCTACGCCGCGCGCTACGGCGGCGTCACGCCGTTCCTCGAGCTGTTCCTCGCCGCGGCCCGCGAGGCCGAGGAGCTCACCGGCGTGGGCATCGGCGTCATCGTCGCGGCGAACCGCACCCGCCACCCCCTCGACGCCCGGACGCTCGCGCGGCTCGCCGTCCGCTACGCGGGGGCGGGCGTCGTGGGCTTCGGGCTCTCCAACGACGAGCGGCGCGGGGCGACGAGCGAGTTCGCCCGGGCGTTCGCGATCGCCCGGCACGGCGGGCTGCCCACCGTCCCCCACGCCGGCGAGCTGCGCGGCCCGGAGCACGTCCGCGCCGTGCTCGAGGTCGCCGACCCGGCGCGGCTCGGCCACGGCGTACGTGCTGCGGAGGACCCCGCGCTGCTCGAGGAGCTGGCCCGGAGGGGCACGGCCTGCGAGGTGTGCCCGGCGTCCAACGTGTCGCTGGGCGTCGCCGAGCGGCCCGAGGACGTGCCGCTGCGCCAGCTGCTCGCCGCGGGCGTGCCGGTCGCCCTGGGGGCGGACGACCCGCTGCTGTTCGGCTCGCGGCTCACGGCGCAGTACGCGCTGGCGCGCTCCGCGCACGGCCTGGACGACGCGGCGCTGGCCGCCCTGGCGCGCTCCTCGGTGGAGTCGTCGTTCGCGCCGGAGGACCGCAAGCGGCGGCTGCTCGCGGGGATCGAGCGCTGGCTGGCGACGCCGCCCTAGAGGGCGACACCCACGAGGGCGGGCTCGGGCTCCAGGACCACCCCGAAGCGGTCGGCCACCCTGTCGCGCAGCGTACGGGCCAGCGCGACGAGGTCCTCGGCCCGCGCGCCGCCCCTGTTGGTGAGCGCGAGGGCGTGCTTGCCGGACAGCGCGGCCGGGCCGTCGCCGTAGCCCGGCGGGAAGCCGGCGTGCTGGATGAGCCAGGCCGCCGAGAGCTTCACGCGGCCCTCGGGCGCGGGCCAGCGCGGGGCGTCGGCCGGGACGCGCTCGGCCGCCGCGGCGGGCACGACCGGGTTGGTGAAGAAGGAGCCGGCACTGCGCGTGTCGGGGTCGGCCGGGTCGAGGACCATGCCCTTGCGGGCGCGCAGCGCGAGCACGGTCTCGCGGACCCGGGCGAGCGGGGCCCGTCCGCCCTCGGGGACGCCGAGCGCCCGGGCCAGCTCGGCGTAGCGGACCGGGTCGGACAGCTCGGCCGGCCGCAGGGCGAGCTCGACGCCCAGCACGACCCAGCGCTGGCGAGCGGCGGGGCCCTGCTCCGCGCCCGGCCAGTCCTCCGGCAAGCGCTCCTGCTTGAAGCGGCTGGTGCGGTAGCCGAAGCCGCAGTCCCCGACCGCGAGGGTGCGCCGCTGCCCGGTGAGCCGGTCCCAGGTGCGGACGCGCTCGACGACGGCGGCCACCTCCTGGCCGTACGCGCCGACGTTCTGGACGGGGGTGGCGCCGGTGGTGCCGGGGATCCCGGTGAGGCACTCGATGCCGGCCAGGCCCTCCTCGAGGGCGCGGTCGACGACCGACTCCCAGGGCTCCCCCGCGGCGACGTCGAGCGTGGGGTAGCCGCAGCCGCAGTCGACGAGGGCGGCGCCGCGCGTGGCGACCTGGACGACGGTCCCGGGGAAGCCGGCGTCGCCGACCAGCAGGTTGCTGCCGCCCCCGACGAGGAGGAGCGGCTCGCGCGCGGCGTCCGCCTCCTGGACCGCGCTGAGCAGCTCGGCCTCGGTCGTGGCCCGCACGAGGCGGCCGGCGGGGCCGCCCACCCCCAGGGTGGTGAGCTCGGCGAGGGTGCTCACGGCGCGAGCTGGAGCACGGCCCGGGCGCCGGCGAGCACGCGGACGCCGCTCGACACGGCCTGCAGCTCGACGCGGACCCGCCCCTCGGGGAGGAGCTCGGCGACGCGGCCGCTGACGACCAGCTCGGCGCCCTGCTCGCCCCAGGGGACGACGACGGGCTTGACGAAGCGCACGGAGAAGTCGGCGACGGCGTCCGGGCTCCCCGCCCAGGCGGTGAGCAGGCTGCCGGCGAGGGCCATCGTCAGCATCCCGTGGGCGATGACCCCGGGCAGGCCGACGGCCTCGGCGGTGCGCTCGTCCCAGTGGATGGGGTTGAAGTCCCCGGAGGCGCCGGCGTAGCGGACGAGGTCCGCACGGGTGAGCGCGTGGGTCGTCGGGCCGAGCTCGTCGCCGACGGCGACGCCAGCGGCGGAGCGGAGCGTCACGCGGACGCCTCCCCGCTCGCGGCGGAGGAGATCACGAGCGTGGACCAGGCGCTGCCCAGCGGGCCCTCGGCGGCGGTGAGGTCGACGCGCACGGCCACCAGGGCCGCGGGGCCGAGGACGCGCACGGACTCGACCGTCGCCGTGCCCGAGACCCGGTCGCCCGGCACCAGGGCGCGGGTAAGGGCGAAGCGCTGCTCGCCGTGCACGACCCGCTCGAGCGCGATGCCGAGCCCGGGGTCCTCCAGCAGCGGCTGCAGCGCGCGCCAGGCCACCACGAAGGGGTAGGTCGGCGGCGCCGCGACGGGCTCGCCGCCGTCGCCCGTCCGCACGGCGGAGGCGAAGCGGCGGACCTCCTCGCGGCCGACCTCGTACGCCGCCGAGGCGGGGTAGGAGCGGCCGACGAGGGAGGCGTCGAGACCCACGGACCTGCTCGCCAGCGGGACTAGCGGGTCTCGCGGTGCGCGGTGTGCGTCCGGCAGTTCGGGCAGAACTTCTTCAGCTCGATCCGGTCGGGGTCGTTGCGCCGGTTCTTCTTGGTGATGTAGTTGCGGTGCTTGCACTCCTGGCAGGCCAGGGTGATCTTGGGACGGACGTCGGTGGCAGCCACGGGTGCAGCCTTCCTTGCAGTTCGAGGGAGTCGGTGCGGGTAGCGGTGACCGGACTTGAACCGGTGACACAGCGATTATGAGCCGCTTGCTCTGCCAACTGAGCTACACCGCCGAGCAGGCGGCCTCCTTGCGGAGACCGCCGGACTGGATCAGAGCCCCAATACGGAATCGAACCGTAGACCTTCTCCTTACCATGGAGACGCTCTGCCGACTGAGCTATTGGGGCACGCGAGGTACGAGGATACACGGTCCGCAGACCGTCGGGCGACCACCCCGGGCTATGCCCCCGGCAGCGCCCCCGGCGCCTGGCTCGGCGCCGCGAGGGTCGTGGGCGTGGCGCCCGCCGACGGGCTGCCGGCGCTCTGCGCCCGCGGCACCGCCGAGTCCCCAGGGTCGGCCGCCGCCGGAGTGCCGCCCGTCGCCGTCGACGGGCTGGCGCTCGCCGAGGAGCCGTCGCTGGGACTGCTCCCCGGGCTCGGCGTGGGGCTCGTCGACGGGTCCCCTCCACCCGTCGACGACGGCGACGGCGTGCTCGTGGGCGTCGAGGGCGCGCCGGAGCCCGCCGTCCACGTCCACGTCCGGGCCTCGGTCTGGACCTGCTCGCTGCCCTTGCAGCCGGTGTGGACGGCCGCGACGAGCACGTGCGGGCCCGGCCCGGAGAAGAGCAAGTCGCCCTCGACGAAGCCGGCGCTCGGCGCGCGGTCGCAGGCGCCCGGGACCGGCCGCGTCGCGCGGACCAGTCCGTCCTCGCGCAGCGCGACCAGCGTGACCGGGGCGTCCCCCCCGCTCCACCGCACGACGTAGTGCGCGCGGTAGCCGCCGTCGGAGGCACGGCCCGCGGAGGTCAGCTGGTAGCCGAGCACGACGGGCACCCCGCTGGGGGTGGGCGCCGCGGTCGTGGCTGCGGGGACCGCCGCCGAGGTGGTGGTCGGCAGCGCCAGGCCCGCGGCCGGGCTCGACGAGCCCACGGGGCGGACCGCGCCGGGCACCGTCACGGTCACGGCCGGCTGCGGCACGACGTGGGCGGACGCCTTCGGCGCAGGAGCGGTCGTGGCGGGCGCCGAGGCCGAGGCGGTCGCGCCCGAGCCCAGGACCGTCGTCGGCTGGGTCCCGGTGCCGTGCAGCCACCAGCCGCCGGCGGCGGCCACGGGCACGGCGGCCGCGGCGAGGGCGAGGACGCGGCGCGACGTCCGCTGCGCACTGGCCCGGGACAGCACGGCCCCGCGCAACTCGGTGGCGTCGAGGTAGCGCGGCGTCTCGTCCGCCAGGCGCGAGAGCCCCGCGCGCAGCATCGCGTCCACGTCCTCGGCGCCGCCGAGGCCGTCCCGTCCGGGCTGGTCCTGCCTGCTCATGCGCGCTCCCCTCCTCCCACCGGTCCGGCCCCCCGGCCGCCCCTGCCCTCGACCTGCGTCAGGTCCACTGCTGCACCCACTCCGTCCGCGGGCTCCGCGAGCAGCGCCCGCAGCTTGCCCATCGCGGCTGACGCCGTGCTCTTCACCGTGCCCGGGGAGATGCCGAGCGACTCGGCGATCTCCTTCTCGGACATGTCCTCGTAGAACCTGAGGACGATCACCGCGCGCTGCCGGCGCGGCAGCTGCGCGAGCAGCCGGCGCACGTGCTCGCGGTCGTCCGCCGCGCCGTACGGGTCGAGCAGCTCCACGTCCGGCAGCTCGGCCGTCGGCCGCTCGCCGTTCCACTTCCGCTGCCACCAGCGGGTGTAGATGCTCACCATGACCTTGCGGACGTAGGCCTCGGCGGCCGCCTCGTCGCGCAGGGTCTCCCAGCGCAGGTAGGTCTTGGTCAGCGCCGACTGGAGCAGGTCCTCGGCGAGGTGCCGGTCGCCCGTCAGGAGGTACGCCGTCCGCAGCAGCGCCGCGGAGCGCTCGCGCAGGAGACGGTCGAAGGCCTCCGGCGTCTCCATCGAACCCCTCTGGACGGCAACCTGGCGCCGCCCGGCACCGGCATCGGCCGGAGCAGGGCGGACCCCCAGGGTAGAGGAGGCCGGGACGGGCACGGGCACGGCAGCGCCCAGCACGGCGCGGCGCTGGGCGCCGAGGCCGGGCGCCAGCCCCAGGGCCGTGGAGTGCTGCACGTCTTTGAGGAGACGGCGAGGGGGTCAGGAGGTTCAGTCGTCGAGCCGGATCTTTGCACGCTCAAGGGCTGCTGGCCGCGACCGCCCACGACGCGCCCCGGACGCACGGACGGCGCCCTCCCGAGGGGGAGGGCGCCGTCTGGTGTGGCAGGTGAAGGATTCGAACCTTCGTAGGCTAAGCCGACGGATTTACAGTCCGCTCCCATTGGCCACTCGGGCAACCTGCCGCATCACCGGCGAGCCGGCGACTGAGGGAGAATACCGGATCGGCGACCCCGGGTCGCGCCACCCCCGGGGCTCGTCGCCGCCGGGACCGGCACGTACGGCAGCAGCACCAACGGAAGGGCCAGCCATGGCGGACTCGTCGTTCGACATCGTGAGCAAGGTCGACCGCCAGGAGGTCGACAACGCGCTGAACCAGACGGCCAAGGAGCTGTCGCAGCGCTTCGACTTCAAGGGCACCGGCGCCACCATCGCGTGGTCCGGCGAGGAGGCGGTCGTGCTGGAGGCCAGCTCCGAGGAGCGGCTCAAGGCGGCGTACGACGTCTTCCAGGAGAAGCTCATCAAGCGCGGCATCTCGCTCAAGGCGGTGGACGCCGGGGAGCCCCAGCAGTCGGGCAAGACCTACAAGCTCACCGGCAGCATCAAGCAGGGCATCAGCCAGGACGACGCGAAGAAGCTCGCCAAGACGATCCGCGACGAGGGCCCCAAGGGCATCAAGGCGCAGGTCCAGGGCGACGAGCTGCGGGTGAGCTCGAAGAGCCGCGACGACCTGCAGGCCGTCATCGCGCTGCTCAAGGGCAAGGACCTCGACATCGCGGTGCAGTTCGTCAACTACCGCTAGCCGTCCCCTCCCGTGATCCTGCACGTCCTGGGCCCCAGGACGTGCATGATCACGGGGAGGTCGGGGGGCGCGGGGGTCAGCGCAGGCCGGCGTACTCCTCGAGGCGGCGGACCCGCTCCGCGGTCGGCGGGTGCGTCGAGAAGAGCCGCCCCGCCCCGCCGGCACCGAACGGGTTCGCGATCATGAGCGAGCTCGTCGTCTGCAGCCGCGGCTCGGGCGGCAGCGGCAGGGCTCGCGCCCCCGCCTCGATCTTGCGCAGCGCGCTCGCCAGCGCCAGCGGGTCACCGGTGAGCGCGGCCCCGGACGCGTCGGCCTCGAACTCGCGCGACCGGCTGATCGCCAGCTGGACGAGCGAGGCGGCGACGGGCGCTAGCAGCAGGCCGAGCAGCACCACCACGGGGTTCGGCCGGTCGTCGTCGTCGCTGCCGCCGCCGAGCGGCAGGAACATCGCGAACTGCGCGACGTACATGACGACGGAGGCGAGCGTCGCCGCGACCGACGAGATGAGGATGTCGCGGTTGTAGACGTGCGAGAGCTCGTGCCCGAGCACGCCGCGCAGCTCGCGCTGGTCGAGCAGCTGGGTGATGCCCTCGGTGACGCAGACCGCGGCGTGCTGGGGGTTGCGGCCGGTGGCGAAGGCGTTCGGCGCCTGGGTCGGCGAGACGTAGAGCTGCGGCATCGGCTGCTGCGCCGCGGTCGAGAGGTCGCGGACGATGGCGTACAGCCAGGGCGCCTCGACCTCGCTGACCGGGCGGGCGCGCATCGAGCGCAGCGCGATCGTGTCGCTCTTGAAGTAGGCGAACGCGTTCATGCCCAGGGCGAGCACGAGGGCGATGGTCAGCCCGCTCGCGCCGCCGACCAGCTGGCCGACGACGAGGATGAGCGCGCTGAGCACGCCCAGCAGGGCGGCGGTCCGCAGGCCGTTGTGGTGGCGGTGCATCTGTCTCCTCCGGAGATCCGTACGTCCGGGGAACGACGCCGCGCGGGCCGCGGGTTCCGCGTTCAGCCGGAGGCGGACTGCCCGTCGGGCTGCGCGGCGCCCGGAGCGCTGCCCAGCCACTCCCCCAGCCGCTCCTTCCCGTGGACCAGGTCGCCAAGCGCGGGCTCGGCGTAGTCGGTCTCCGGGGACCAGAACAGCGCGTCGAACGGGCAGACCTCGACGCAGATGCCGCAGTACAGGCAGAGCGCGTAGTCGATGTCGAACCGGTCCAGCACGTGCGCGGTCCGCGGCCGGCCGCCCGGCCCCTCGGCAGGGACGCGCTCGACGTGGGAGTCGATGGTGATGCACCAGTCCGGGCACTCGCGCACGCAGAGCATGCAGACGGTACAGCTCTCCTCGCGCAGCGCGATGACCCCCCGGCGCCGGTCGCTCCCGCTCATGCGCCGCCCCAGGTGCCGGGCTCGGGCACGCCCGGGGGCAGCGCGCGCCGGCGGGTCCGCCCGCTCGGCTCGTGCTCGCCGGGCCACTCGCGGGCGACGCGGGACGCCAGCACGAAGTCCTTGCGCAGCGGGTGCCCCTCGAACCCCGGCGGGAGCAGCAGCGGGCGGAGGTCCGGGTGCCCGCGGAAGCCCACGGCGTACATCTCGTGGGCCTCGCGCTCGTGCCAGGCCGCGCCGGGCAGCAGCGGCACGAGGCTGTCGACCTCCGGCGCGTCCGGCGGGAGACCCGTCGCCAGCAGTGCGACGGCCCCCGCGGAGGGTCCGTCGGGCGCGCGCAGGCAGACCAGGAGGTCGACGCGCTCCTCCTCGTCGACCGCACCGAGCCAGTCGAGCCACCCGGCGCCGGCGCGCTCGACCACGAGCCCGACCGCCTCGCGCCAGCGCCCGGGAGGCACCCGGGCGTACGCGACCTCGGCGGGCGCCCCCGGCCGCGAGCCGACCTCGAGCAGGTCGTCCCCGAGCTCCGCGAGCGCGTCGCGCAGGGCCGGCTCCAGCGCGGCTGTCACGCGACCAGCTCCTCGAGCCGGCGCAGGCCCTGCTCCAGGGCCTCGGGCTGCGGCGGGCAGCCGGGGATCCACAGGTCGACCGGCAGCACCTGCCCGATGCCCTTGGTCACCGAGTAGGAGTCCCAGTACGGGCCGCCCGACGCGACGCACGCCCCGAAGGCGACCACACGGGCCCCCGGCGGGAGCGCGCGGTGCGCGGCGACGACGGCGGGGAGGCCCTTGTCCGTGACGGTGCCGCTGACGAGCAGCACGTCCGCGCGGTCCGGCGCCTCCGCGAAGGGGGCCTCG
This genomic window contains:
- a CDS encoding NADH-quinone oxidoreductase subunit B encodes the protein MTPSPAPPAAVLDWGARLRLHVLEAGLACCAVEVSAAASRRLLAAGAVEAPFAEAPDRADVLLVSGTVTDKGLPAVVAAHRALPPGARVVAFGACVASGGPYWDSYSVTKGIGQVLPVDLWIPGCPPQPEALEQGLRRLEELVA
- a CDS encoding YajQ family cyclic di-GMP-binding protein; its protein translation is MADSSFDIVSKVDRQEVDNALNQTAKELSQRFDFKGTGATIAWSGEEAVVLEASSEERLKAAYDVFQEKLIKRGISLKAVDAGEPQQSGKTYKLTGSIKQGISQDDAKKLAKTIRDEGPKGIKAQVQGDELRVSSKSRDDLQAVIALLKGKDLDIAVQFVNYR
- a CDS encoding MaoC family dehydratase gives rise to the protein MTLRSAAGVAVGDELGPTTHALTRADLVRYAGASGDFNPIHWDERTAEAVGLPGVIAHGMLTMALAGSLLTAWAGSPDAVADFSVRFVKPVVVPWGEQGAELVVSGRVAELLPEGRVRVELQAVSSGVRVLAGARAVLQLAP
- a CDS encoding 4Fe-4S binding protein, coding for MSGSDRRRGVIALREESCTVCMLCVRECPDWCITIDSHVERVPAEGPGGRPRTAHVLDRFDIDYALCLYCGICVEVCPFDALFWSPETDYAEPALGDLVHGKERLGEWLGSAPGAAQPDGQSASG
- the htpX gene encoding zinc metalloprotease HtpX, yielding MHRHHNGLRTAALLGVLSALILVVGQLVGGASGLTIALVLALGMNAFAYFKSDTIALRSMRARPVSEVEAPWLYAIVRDLSTAAQQPMPQLYVSPTQAPNAFATGRNPQHAAVCVTEGITQLLDQRELRGVLGHELSHVYNRDILISSVAATLASVVMYVAQFAMFLPLGGGSDDDDRPNPVVVLLGLLLAPVAASLVQLAISRSREFEADASGAALTGDPLALASALRKIEAGARALPLPPEPRLQTTSSLMIANPFGAGGAGRLFSTHPPTAERVRRLEEYAGLR
- a CDS encoding SigE family RNA polymerase sigma factor codes for the protein METPEAFDRLLRERSAALLRTAYLLTGDRHLAEDLLQSALTKTYLRWETLRDEAAAEAYVRKVMVSIYTRWWQRKWNGERPTAELPDVELLDPYGAADDREHVRRLLAQLPRRQRAVIVLRFYEDMSEKEIAESLGISPGTVKSTASAAMGKLRALLAEPADGVGAAVDLTQVEGRGGRGAGPVGGGERA
- a CDS encoding adenosine deaminase; translation: MTGAVPPEQGRDLAALPKAHLHLHSTGSMRHATLVELAYRSGVRLPESLRSPSPPPLRDVDSRGWFRFQRLYDVARSVLTTEDDVRRLVREAAEDEAAEGSGWLEIQVDPSGYAARYGGVTPFLELFLAAAREAEELTGVGIGVIVAANRTRHPLDARTLARLAVRYAGAGVVGFGLSNDERRGATSEFARAFAIARHGGLPTVPHAGELRGPEHVRAVLEVADPARLGHGVRAAEDPALLEELARRGTACEVCPASNVSLGVAERPEDVPLRQLLAAGVPVALGADDPLLFGSRLTAQYALARSAHGLDDAALAALARSSVESSFAPEDRKRRLLAGIERWLATPP
- a CDS encoding FAS1-like dehydratase domain-containing protein; protein product: MGLDASLVGRSYPASAAYEVGREEVRRFASAVRTGDGGEPVAAPPTYPFVVAWRALQPLLEDPGLGIALERVVHGEQRFALTRALVPGDRVSGTATVESVRVLGPAALVAVRVDLTAAEGPLGSAWSTLVISSAASGEASA
- a CDS encoding NADH-quinone oxidoreductase subunit C, with product MTAALEPALRDALAELGDDLLEVGSRPGAPAEVAYARVPPGRWREAVGLVVERAGAGWLDWLGAVDEEERVDLLVCLRAPDGPSAGAVALLATGLPPDAPEVDSLVPLLPGAAWHEREAHEMYAVGFRGHPDLRPLLLPPGFEGHPLRKDFVLASRVAREWPGEHEPSGRTRRRALPPGVPEPGTWGGA
- the rpmG gene encoding 50S ribosomal protein L33, with product MAATDVRPKITLACQECKHRNYITKKNRRNDPDRIELKKFCPNCRTHTAHRETR
- a CDS encoding UDP-N-acetylmuramate dehydrogenase, whose protein sequence is MSTLAELTTLGVGGPAGRLVRATTEAELLSAVQEADAAREPLLLVGGGSNLLVGDAGFPGTVVQVATRGAALVDCGCGYPTLDVAAGEPWESVVDRALEEGLAGIECLTGIPGTTGATPVQNVGAYGQEVAAVVERVRTWDRLTGQRRTLAVGDCGFGYRTSRFKQERLPEDWPGAEQGPAARQRWVVLGVELALRPAELSDPVRYAELARALGVPEGGRAPLARVRETVLALRARKGMVLDPADPDTRSAGSFFTNPVVPAAAAERVPADAPRWPAPEGRVKLSAAWLIQHAGFPPGYGDGPAALSGKHALALTNRGGARAEDLVALARTLRDRVADRFGVVLEPEPALVGVAL